From Pseudomonas putida, one genomic window encodes:
- a CDS encoding PA1414 family protein produces the protein MKNQMFNWLHDLAVALGLIPPPLQPVPIPTDEEQRRRQPRRR, from the coding sequence ATGAAAAACCAAATGTTCAACTGGCTCCACGACTTGGCTGTCGCCCTGGGGCTGATACCACCACCTCTACAGCCGGTGCCGATCCCGACTGATGAAGAGCAGCGCAGGCGCCAGCCGCGTCGTCGCTGA
- the ptrR gene encoding putrescine utilization regulator PtrR gives MEFSQLRIFQAVAEEGSITRAAERLHRVPSNLSTRLRQLEEQLGVELFLRERQRLQLSPAGKVLLDYANRLAALRDEAMAAVQGGQPAGDFILGTMYSTAAIHLPALLARYHQAYPAVNLQVQAAPSGELLEGLLSHRLDAALVDGPPSLAGLDGVPLCEEELVLITSPEHPPVHSASDVAGKAVFTFRQGCSYRMRLEAWYAHAHTPMGRVMEIESYQSMLACVIAGAGVALMAQSMLDSLPGRDRVRVHRLQAPFDQAVTWLMWRQGMRGANLQAWVDLQQSETINQPSESTVSA, from the coding sequence ATGGAGTTCAGCCAGCTGCGTATTTTCCAGGCGGTCGCTGAGGAAGGTTCCATCACCCGCGCCGCCGAGCGCTTGCACCGGGTGCCGTCGAACCTTTCGACGCGCTTGCGCCAACTCGAAGAGCAACTGGGCGTGGAACTGTTCTTGCGTGAGCGCCAGCGCCTGCAGTTGTCACCCGCCGGTAAGGTGCTGCTGGATTACGCCAACCGTCTGGCGGCGCTGCGGGACGAAGCCATGGCCGCCGTGCAGGGCGGGCAGCCGGCCGGCGATTTCATCCTGGGCACCATGTACAGCACCGCGGCCATTCACCTGCCAGCGTTGTTGGCGCGTTACCATCAGGCCTATCCGGCCGTTAACCTGCAGGTGCAGGCTGCCCCCAGTGGCGAGTTGCTTGAGGGATTGCTCAGCCACCGCCTGGACGCCGCCCTGGTGGACGGGCCGCCGAGCCTGGCGGGGCTGGATGGTGTGCCCTTGTGCGAAGAAGAACTGGTACTGATCACCAGCCCCGAACACCCACCGGTGCACAGCGCCAGCGATGTGGCGGGCAAGGCGGTGTTCACTTTTCGTCAAGGGTGCTCCTACCGGATGCGCCTGGAGGCGTGGTATGCCCATGCCCATACGCCAATGGGGCGGGTAATGGAAATCGAGTCTTATCAGAGCATGCTGGCTTGTGTGATAGCCGGCGCAGGGGTGGCGCTGATGGCGCAGTCGATGCTCGACAGCCTGCCGGGGCGGGACCGCGTGCGGGTCCACCGGCTGCAGGCGCCGTTCGATCAGGCGGTGACCTGGCTGATGTGGCGGCAGGGGATGCGTGGGGCGAATTTGCAGGCGTGGGTCGATTTGCAACAAAGCGAAACGATTAACCAGCCGTCGGAATCCACCGTTTCCGCTTGA